From Eptesicus fuscus isolate TK198812 chromosome 13, DD_ASM_mEF_20220401, whole genome shotgun sequence, the proteins below share one genomic window:
- the TNKS1BP1 gene encoding 182 kDa tankyrase-1-binding protein isoform X3, producing the protein MKVSVLREGTAMASPPPREMEEELVSAGSEPGDPRAKPPVKPKPRALPAKPALPAKPSLLVSVGPRPPRGPLAELPSARKMNMLAGPQPYGGSRRPLPFAPRPPAETSPGGEATQEAGKEEAGKEEMPPLTPPARCAAPGGVRKAPAPFRPASERFAATTVEEILAKMEQPRKEVPTSSDRLWGSRLTFNHDGSSKYGPRTYGVATAPADEDGGTLSREWSQEGPAKSPTECPEEHSQTPEERSPPLDRAFNGDLAQPASSEPPTDVSKPWVPSSPGPTAENGGFTSPGLPAEASGPAPGSPQLHSPHQSSPRHSHLPEAQSPAAPGPAPCLPATPASPVVLPDEGACHAPGPGLPALGAPDAPRPSSPPVEKVSGSHSPEQLPATSPRPPMEGGELLDPDRTFPSGEEVARGGAELRPAGMGQRRFSEGVLRLPDQEQKLGGSLADLLQTQGGQSALERPFGCGTESNWSLSQSFEWTFPTRPSGLGVWRLDSPPPSPITEASEAAEAEAASAEAAAAEAEAVAAEAGATAAGDAASSGEGVFQQGRGVWSAPEGPGRPGSWVQTDDSGISPNQKGDGESPPPSPADPIKPLPTTGGPPEPALLQAEERCEEREPLGGQESPLPLATREAALSVLEPVLGQRQPAPPDQPCVLFADTPDPGKALPAEEEAVTLARAETTQPRTEAQDPCRASPEPAGPASSSRWLDDLLASPPPSAGGARRGAGPELKDTQTPSACSEGLLGWARKDLQSEFGIAADTQSGSFSPSSWSQDTSQDYGLRGTSPRGDPGLGERSWPSKSGQGAGEGSAREWASRCGIVGHEEVEVREEVEVGSPHGSGGLPAQDRVIGKPAPLGPQQSQEPDVQDWEFRKRDSQGTYSSRDVELQDQEFGKRDLLRSYSSQDASLQDWEFGKRESLGAYASQEVEDVRKKDHLGQYSSQDADEQDQEFGKRDSSLGIFGSQGAEQPDLDFGKSAWMRDYSSRGSTTALGPQDRGFGVRALSTAFSPEEAQQQDEEFEKTLSGGDGLGEASGDAGQPEERELGGLFSPSSPQNQDGALGPRAQSSWQDSGASQEVGGLHRRQQAGDQSPGDADPEDREVGQRGWAGDFSLGVVSQPEAAFSPGQRDWSGDFCVEATERSHHFGIIGHDRVGSAGPSPSGKMGGGHFVSPEKTSTGSVDWADQLGLRNLEVSSCVGSGISSEAREGAVGQTGWSDNLRLRDVDLASHLEAGGSEKPREMGVGEKDWTSDVGVRGRDLAGVGEAEGHSQARESGVGQTNWSGVEAGDFLKSRERGVGQASWTPDLGLRNMAVGPDSSSRELGVGQVDWGDSLGLRNLEVPCDLETGGSREPRGCGVGQMDWTQDLGLRNVEVSGTPSEAREHGVGEVSQCPELGLRDTGMLCPGQEARDPDPMEARELGVGEMSGPETQGEDDSSLSLETCSEDPGMEMGEAPGFGASPGSGCLARSPPSASQGLLEEMLAVSSSKAAARRESAASASGLRTLLEEEGTTAGADRGEPLEPGRDRLPSWRPQPDGEASRTEEVDGTWGPAGAGLGEQGPMHPPRRSSQGPPPSSPSQDFSFIEQDTEILDSAVYRSRANLGRKRGHRAPAIRPGGTLGLSEAADSDARLFQDSTEPRASRVPSSDEEVVEEPQNRRTRMSLGTKGLKVNLFPGLSPSALKAKLRPRNRSAEEGELVDSKSSQKESAFQRSKSCKVPGLGKPLALPPKPEKSSGSEGSSPSWLQALKLKKKKV; encoded by the exons ATGAAAGTGTCTGTTCTCAGGGAAGGCACAGCCATGGCTTCCCCACCACCccgggagatggaggaggagctgGTATCTGCTGGCTCTGAGCCAG GTGACCCTCGGGCCAAACCTCCTGTCAAGCCCAAACCCCGGGCCCTGCCTGCcaagccagccctgcctgccaaGCCCAGCCTGCTGGTGTCCGTTGGGCCGCGGCCGCCCCGGGGTCCTCTGGCTGAGCTGCCTTCTGCCCGGAAGATGAACATGCTGGCAGGACCCCAGCCCTATGGTGGCAGCAGGCGTCCCCTTCCCTTTGCACCAAGACCACCGGCCGAGACGTCTCCTGGAGGAGAAGCCACCCAAGAGGCTGGGAAAGAGGAGGCCGGGAAAGAAGAGATGCCTCCGTTGACACCCCCGGCTCGCTGTGCGGCCCCAGGGGGTGTGCGGAAGGCCCCCGCCCCCTTCCGTCCAGCCTCTGAGCGCTTTGCAGCCACCACCGTGGAAGAGATTCTGGCCAAGATGGAGCAGCCGCGGAAGGAGGTCCCCACCAGCTCTGACCGCCTCTGGGGCTCCCGCCTCACCTTTAACCACGATGGTAGCTCAAAATACGGCCCCAGGACCTATGGGGTGGCTACCGCTCCTGCGGATGAGGATGGTGGGACCCTCTCCAGGGAATGGTCCCAGGAGGGGCCTGCGAAGTCTCCCACAGAGTGCCCTGAAGAGCACAGCCAGACCCCCGAGGAGAG gaGCCCCCCTTTGGACCGGGCCTTCAATGGGGACCTGGCTCAGCCGGCCAGCTCTGAGCCACCTACCGAC GTTTCCAAGCCCTGGGTCCCCTCAAGTCCAGGCCCCACCGCAGAGAATGGAGGGTTcaccagcccaggcctccctgctgaAGCCTCAGGCCCAGCCCCTGGGTCTCCCCAACTTCACTCACCCCACCAGAGCTCTCCCCGCCACTCTCATCTTCCAGAGGCCCAGAGTCCTGCCGCTCCcgggcctgctccctgcctccctgcgaCTCCAGCATCCCCAGTTGTCCTGCCAGATGAGGGCGCCTGCCATGCCCCTGGCCCAGGGCTCCCTGCTTTGGGAGCCCCAGATGCCCCCAGACCCAGTAGCCCTCCCGTGGAAAAGGTCTCGGGGAGCCACAGCCCAGAGCAGCTTCCAGCCACCTCACCCCGGCCCCCGATGGAGGGGGGTGAGTTGCTTGATCCCGATCGGACGTTCCCATCTGGTGAGGAGGTGGCCAGGGGTGGCGCAGAGCTCCGCCCCGCCGGCATGGGTCAGCGCCGGTTTTCTGAAGGTGTGCTCCGGCTGCCGGACCAAGAGCAGAAGCTGGGCGGCTCGCTGGCTGACCTGCTTCAAACCCAGGGGGGCCAGTCAGCCCTGGAGCGTCCCTTTGGGTGTGGGACAGAGTCCAACTGGAGCTTGTCACAGTCCTTTGAATGGACCTTCCCCACGCGGCCTTCAGGTCTAGGGGTGTGGCGGCtggactccccgcccccctcccccatcactgaaGCCAGTGAGGCCGCAGAGGCTGAGGCTGCATCGGCGGAGGCTGCGGCTGCGGAGGCGGAGGCTGTGGCTGCGGAGGCTGGGGCCACTGCGGCTGGTGACGCTGCATCCAGTGGGGAGGGAGTGTTCCAGCAGGGGCGAGGGGTCTGGTCAGCTCCAGAGGGACCAGGAAGGCCTGGTTCTTGGGTGCAGACAGATGATTCGGGCATCTCCCCAAACCAAAAGGGTGATGGGGAGAGTCCGCCTCCATCCCCAGCTGATCCCATCAAGCCTCTGCCAACAACGGGGGGCCCGCCTGAACCGGCCTTGCTACAGGCAGAGGAGAGGTGTGAGGAGCGGGAGCCCCTGGGCGGACAAGAGTCCCCACTGCCTCTGGCCACCAGGGAGGCCGCCCTGTCCGTCCTGGAGCCGGTCCTGGGGCAGCGGCAGCCAGCACCCCCCGACCAGCCCTGTGTCCTCTTTGCTGACACCCCTGACCCTGGGAAGGCACTGCCTgctgaggaggaggctgtgacCCTGGCCCGGGCTGAGACTACCCAACCGAGGACCGAGGCCCAGGACCCCTGTAGGGCGTCCCCCGAGCCTGCAGGTCCTGCAAGCAGCTCCCGCTGGCTGGATGACCTCCTGGCTTCGCCACCCCCCAGTGCTGGCGGTGCCCGGCGGGGAGCTGGACCTGAGCTGAAGGACACACAGACCCCAAGTGCCTGCTCTGAG GGACTCCTCGGCTGGGCCCGGAAAGACCTGCAGAGTGAATTTGGGATTGCCGCAGACACACAGTCCGGCAGTTTTAGCCCTTCCAGCTGGTCCCAAGACACTTCTCAGGACTATGGCCTTAGGGGAACGAGCCCtagaggggacccaggccttggagAGAGGAGCTGGCCCAGCAAGAGTGGGCaaggagcaggggaagggagcGCCAGGGAGTGGGCCAGCAGGTGTGGCATCGTTGGCCACGAGGAGGTGGAGGTCCGTGAGGAGGTGGAGGTCGGCAGCCCGCATGGGAGCGGGGGGCTCCCAGCCCAGGACCGGGTGATTGGAAAGCCGGCCCCGCTGGGCCCCCAGCAGAGCCAAGAGCCGGATGTTCAGGACTGGGAGTTCAGAAAGAGGGATTCCCAGGGCACGTACTCCAGCCGGGATGTGGAACTCCAGGACCAGGAATTCGGGAAGAGAGATTTGCTGCGTTCTTACAGCAGTCAGGATGCGAGCCTTCAGGACTGGGAGTTTGGGAAGAGAGAGTCTCTGGGGGCCTATGCCAGCCAGGAAGTGGAGGACGTGAGGAAGAAGGACCACCTGGGCCAGTACAGCAGCCAGGATGCCGACGAGCAGGACCAGGAGTTTGGGAAGAGAGATTCGTCGCTTGGCATCTTTGGCAGCCAGGGTGCTGAGCAGCCGGACCTGGATTTCGGGAAGAGCGCCTGGATGAGGGACTACAGCAGCCGTGGCAGCACCACGGCCCTCGGCCCCCAGGACCGAGGCTTCGGGGTGAGAGCCCTGAGCACCGCGTTCAGTCCCGAGGAAGCCCAGCAGCAGGATGAGGAGTTTGAGAAGACTCTGAGTGGAGGAGACGGCCTGGGCGAGGCCAGCGGGGACGCAGGCCAGCCAGAGGAGAGAGAGTTGGGGGGCTTGTTcagccccagcagcccccagaACCAGGATGGAGCCCTGGGACCGAGAGCCCAGAGTAGCTGGCAGGACAGCGGTGCCAGCCAGGAGGTTGGAGGGCTGCACAGGAGACAGCAGGCAGGGGACCAGAGCCCAGGCGATGCCGACCCGGAAGACAGGGAAGTGGGGCAGCGAGGCTGGGCTGGCGACTTCAGCCTAGGTGTGGTCTCCCAGCCAGAGGCGGCCTTCAGCCCAGGGCAGCGAGACTGGAGTGGTGACTTCTGCGTGGAGGCTACCGAGAGGAGCCATCATTTTGGGATCATTGGCCATGACCGAGTGGGCAGTGCTGGCCCGAGTCCTTCCGGCAAGATGGGAGGTGGCCACTTTGTGTCTCCGGAGAAGACCTCGACTGGGTCCGTGGACTGGGCCGACCAGCTGGGCCTCAGGAACTTGGAAGTGTCCAGTTGTGTGGGTTCTGGCATCTCGAGTGAGGCCAGGGAGGGTGCCGTGGGACAGACCGGCTGGTCGGATAACCTGCGGTTGAGAGATGTGGACCTGGCTAGCCATTTGGAGGCTGGGGGTTCTGAGAAGCCCAGGGAGATGGGAGTTGGGGAGAAGGACTGGACTTCTGATGTCGGGGTGAGGGGCAGAGatttggctggggtgggggaggcagaaggcCACAGCCAGGCCAGAGAGAGTGGCGTGGGGCAGACCAACTGGTCAGGTGTGGAGGCCGGAGACTTCCTTAAATCAAGGGAGCGTGGAGTGGGACAGGCAAGCTGGACACCGGACCTGGGGCTCAGGAACATGGCCGTGGGGCCAGATAGCAGCTCCAGGGAGCTTGGGGTGGGCCAGGTGGACTGGGGTGACAGTCTGGGCCTGAGGAATTTGGAGGTGCCATGTGACCTAGAGACTGGAGGTTCTCGGGAGCCACGAGGATGTGGAGTGGGGCAGATGGACTGGACCCAGGACTTGGGGCTCCGGAATGTGGAGGTCTCCGGGACTCCGAGTGAAGCCAGGGAGCATGGGGTGGGAGAAGttagccagtgtccagagctagGCCTCAGGGACACCGGTAtgttgtgccctggccaggaggccAGAGACCCAGACCCCATggaggccagggagctgggggttggcGAGATGAGTGGACCAGAGACCCAGGGCGAAGATGACTCCTCGCTTTCCTTGGAGACCTGCTCTGAAGACCCCGGAATGGAGATGGGAGAAGCCCCGGGCTTCGGAGCCAG CCCCGGCAGCGGCTGCCTGGCCCGCTCCCCACCCTCCGCCTCCCAGGGCCTGCTGGAGGAGATGCTGGCCGTCAGCAGCTCCAAGGCAGCGGCCCGGAGGGAGTCGGCAGCTTCCGCTTCGGGCCTGCGGACCCTGTTGGAAGAGGAAGGAACCACAGCAGGTGCCGATCGAGGGGAGCCCCTGGAGCCCGGCAGGGACCGTCTGCCCTCCTGGAGGCCCCAGCCCGATGGTGAAGCCAGCCGGACAGAAGAGGTGGACGGCACCTGGGGCCCTgcaggggccgggctgggcgaGCAGGGTCCGATGCACCCCCCTCGGCGATCCTCCCAaggccctccccccagctctcccagTCAGGACTTCTCCTTCATCGAG CAGGACACCGAGATCCTCGACAGTGCCGTGTATCGAAGCCGTGCCAACCTGGGGCGCAAGCGTGGGCACCGGGCCCCGGCCATCCGGCCCGGCGGTACCCTGGGCCTGTCAGAGGCGGCAGACTCGGATGCACGCCTGTTCCAGGACTCTACGG AGCCACGAGCTTCTCGGGTGCCGTCTTCAGacgaggaggtggtggaggagccTCAGAACCGCAGGACACGGATGTCCTTGGGCACCAAGGGGCTGAAAGTCAACCTCTTTCCTGGCCTGAGCCCGTCAGCCCTGAAG GCCAAGTTGCGCCCCCGGAACCGCTCGGCtgaggagggggagctggtggaCAGCAAGTCGAGCCAGAAGGAGTCTGCGTTCCAGCGCTCCAAGTCCTGCAAggtcccagggctggggaagcCCCTCGCCTTACCTCCGAAGCCAGAGAAATCCTCAGG GTCAGAAGGATCATCGCCCAGTTGGCTACAAGCCCTGAagctgaagaagaagaaggtctGA
- the TNKS1BP1 gene encoding 182 kDa tankyrase-1-binding protein isoform X1, translated as MKVSVLREGTAMASPPPREMEEELVSAGSEPGDPRAKPPVKPKPRALPAKPALPAKPSLLVSVGPRPPRGPLAELPSARKMNMLAGPQPYGGSRRPLPFAPRPPAETSPGGEATQEAGKEEAGKEEMPPLTPPARCAAPGGVRKAPAPFRPASERFAATTVEEILAKMEQPRKEVPTSSDRLWGSRLTFNHDGSSKYGPRTYGVATAPADEDGGTLSREWSQEGPAKSPTECPEEHSQTPEERSPPLDRAFNGDLAQPASSEPPTDVSKPWVPSSPGPTAENGGFTSPGLPAEASGPAPGSPQLHSPHQSSPRHSHLPEAQSPAAPGPAPCLPATPASPVVLPDEGACHAPGPGLPALGAPDAPRPSSPPVEKVSGSHSPEQLPATSPRPPMEGGELLDPDRTFPSGEEVARGGAELRPAGMGQRRFSEGVLRLPDQEQKLGGSLADLLQTQGGQSALERPFGCGTESNWSLSQSFEWTFPTRPSGLGVWRLDSPPPSPITEASEAAEAEAASAEAAAAEAEAVAAEAGATAAGDAASSGEGVFQQGRGVWSAPEGPGRPGSWVQTDDSGISPNQKGDGESPPPSPADPIKPLPTTGGPPEPALLQAEERCEEREPLGGQESPLPLATREAALSVLEPVLGQRQPAPPDQPCVLFADTPDPGKALPAEEEAVTLARAETTQPRTEAQDPCRASPEPAGPASSSRWLDDLLASPPPSAGGARRGAGPELKDTQTPSACSEGLLGWARKDLQSEFGIAADTQSGSFSPSSWSQDTSQDYGLRGTSPRGDPGLGERSWPSKSGQGAGEGSAREWASRCGIVGHEEVEVREEVEVGSPHGSGGLPAQDRVIGKPAPLGPQQSQEPDVQDWEFRKRDSQGTYSSRDVELQDQEFGKRDLLRSYSSQDASLQDWEFGKRESLGAYASQEVEDVRKKDHLGQYSSQDADEQDQEFGKRDSSLGIFGSQGAEQPDLDFGKSAWMRDYSSRGSTTALGPQDRGFGVRALSTAFSPEEAQQQDEEFEKTLSGGDGLGEASGDAGQPEERELGGLFSPSSPQNQDGALGPRAQSSWQDSGASQEVGGLHRRQQAGDQSPGDADPEDREVGQRGWAGDFSLGVVSQPEAAFSPGQRDWSGDFCVEATERSHHFGIIGHDRVGSAGPSPSGKMGGGHFVSPEKTSTGSVDWADQLGLRNLEVSSCVGSGISSEAREGAVGQTGWSDNLRLRDVDLASHLEAGGSEKPREMGVGEKDWTSDVGVRGRDLAGVGEAEGHSQARESGVGQTNWSGVEAGDFLKSRERGVGQASWTPDLGLRNMAVGPDSSSRELGVGQVDWGDSLGLRNLEVPCDLETGGSREPRGCGVGQMDWTQDLGLRNVEVSGTPSEAREHGVGEVSQCPELGLRDTGMLCPGQEARDPDPMEARELGVGEMSGPETQGEDDSSLSLETCSEDPGMEMGEAPGFGASPGSGCLARSPPSASQGLLEEMLAVSSSKAAARRESAASASGLRTLLEEEGTTAGADRGEPLEPGRDRLPSWRPQPDGEASRTEEVDGTWGPAGAGLGEQGPMHPPRRSSQGPPPSSPSQDFSFIEQDTEILDSAVYRSRANLGRKRGHRAPAIRPGGTLGLSEAADSDARLFQDSTGRAKPRASRVPSSDEEVVEEPQNRRTRMSLGTKGLKVNLFPGLSPSALKAKLRPRNRSAEEGELVDSKSSQKESAFQRSKSCKVPGLGKPLALPPKPEKSSGSEGSSPSWLQALKLKKKKV; from the exons ATGAAAGTGTCTGTTCTCAGGGAAGGCACAGCCATGGCTTCCCCACCACCccgggagatggaggaggagctgGTATCTGCTGGCTCTGAGCCAG GTGACCCTCGGGCCAAACCTCCTGTCAAGCCCAAACCCCGGGCCCTGCCTGCcaagccagccctgcctgccaaGCCCAGCCTGCTGGTGTCCGTTGGGCCGCGGCCGCCCCGGGGTCCTCTGGCTGAGCTGCCTTCTGCCCGGAAGATGAACATGCTGGCAGGACCCCAGCCCTATGGTGGCAGCAGGCGTCCCCTTCCCTTTGCACCAAGACCACCGGCCGAGACGTCTCCTGGAGGAGAAGCCACCCAAGAGGCTGGGAAAGAGGAGGCCGGGAAAGAAGAGATGCCTCCGTTGACACCCCCGGCTCGCTGTGCGGCCCCAGGGGGTGTGCGGAAGGCCCCCGCCCCCTTCCGTCCAGCCTCTGAGCGCTTTGCAGCCACCACCGTGGAAGAGATTCTGGCCAAGATGGAGCAGCCGCGGAAGGAGGTCCCCACCAGCTCTGACCGCCTCTGGGGCTCCCGCCTCACCTTTAACCACGATGGTAGCTCAAAATACGGCCCCAGGACCTATGGGGTGGCTACCGCTCCTGCGGATGAGGATGGTGGGACCCTCTCCAGGGAATGGTCCCAGGAGGGGCCTGCGAAGTCTCCCACAGAGTGCCCTGAAGAGCACAGCCAGACCCCCGAGGAGAG gaGCCCCCCTTTGGACCGGGCCTTCAATGGGGACCTGGCTCAGCCGGCCAGCTCTGAGCCACCTACCGAC GTTTCCAAGCCCTGGGTCCCCTCAAGTCCAGGCCCCACCGCAGAGAATGGAGGGTTcaccagcccaggcctccctgctgaAGCCTCAGGCCCAGCCCCTGGGTCTCCCCAACTTCACTCACCCCACCAGAGCTCTCCCCGCCACTCTCATCTTCCAGAGGCCCAGAGTCCTGCCGCTCCcgggcctgctccctgcctccctgcgaCTCCAGCATCCCCAGTTGTCCTGCCAGATGAGGGCGCCTGCCATGCCCCTGGCCCAGGGCTCCCTGCTTTGGGAGCCCCAGATGCCCCCAGACCCAGTAGCCCTCCCGTGGAAAAGGTCTCGGGGAGCCACAGCCCAGAGCAGCTTCCAGCCACCTCACCCCGGCCCCCGATGGAGGGGGGTGAGTTGCTTGATCCCGATCGGACGTTCCCATCTGGTGAGGAGGTGGCCAGGGGTGGCGCAGAGCTCCGCCCCGCCGGCATGGGTCAGCGCCGGTTTTCTGAAGGTGTGCTCCGGCTGCCGGACCAAGAGCAGAAGCTGGGCGGCTCGCTGGCTGACCTGCTTCAAACCCAGGGGGGCCAGTCAGCCCTGGAGCGTCCCTTTGGGTGTGGGACAGAGTCCAACTGGAGCTTGTCACAGTCCTTTGAATGGACCTTCCCCACGCGGCCTTCAGGTCTAGGGGTGTGGCGGCtggactccccgcccccctcccccatcactgaaGCCAGTGAGGCCGCAGAGGCTGAGGCTGCATCGGCGGAGGCTGCGGCTGCGGAGGCGGAGGCTGTGGCTGCGGAGGCTGGGGCCACTGCGGCTGGTGACGCTGCATCCAGTGGGGAGGGAGTGTTCCAGCAGGGGCGAGGGGTCTGGTCAGCTCCAGAGGGACCAGGAAGGCCTGGTTCTTGGGTGCAGACAGATGATTCGGGCATCTCCCCAAACCAAAAGGGTGATGGGGAGAGTCCGCCTCCATCCCCAGCTGATCCCATCAAGCCTCTGCCAACAACGGGGGGCCCGCCTGAACCGGCCTTGCTACAGGCAGAGGAGAGGTGTGAGGAGCGGGAGCCCCTGGGCGGACAAGAGTCCCCACTGCCTCTGGCCACCAGGGAGGCCGCCCTGTCCGTCCTGGAGCCGGTCCTGGGGCAGCGGCAGCCAGCACCCCCCGACCAGCCCTGTGTCCTCTTTGCTGACACCCCTGACCCTGGGAAGGCACTGCCTgctgaggaggaggctgtgacCCTGGCCCGGGCTGAGACTACCCAACCGAGGACCGAGGCCCAGGACCCCTGTAGGGCGTCCCCCGAGCCTGCAGGTCCTGCAAGCAGCTCCCGCTGGCTGGATGACCTCCTGGCTTCGCCACCCCCCAGTGCTGGCGGTGCCCGGCGGGGAGCTGGACCTGAGCTGAAGGACACACAGACCCCAAGTGCCTGCTCTGAG GGACTCCTCGGCTGGGCCCGGAAAGACCTGCAGAGTGAATTTGGGATTGCCGCAGACACACAGTCCGGCAGTTTTAGCCCTTCCAGCTGGTCCCAAGACACTTCTCAGGACTATGGCCTTAGGGGAACGAGCCCtagaggggacccaggccttggagAGAGGAGCTGGCCCAGCAAGAGTGGGCaaggagcaggggaagggagcGCCAGGGAGTGGGCCAGCAGGTGTGGCATCGTTGGCCACGAGGAGGTGGAGGTCCGTGAGGAGGTGGAGGTCGGCAGCCCGCATGGGAGCGGGGGGCTCCCAGCCCAGGACCGGGTGATTGGAAAGCCGGCCCCGCTGGGCCCCCAGCAGAGCCAAGAGCCGGATGTTCAGGACTGGGAGTTCAGAAAGAGGGATTCCCAGGGCACGTACTCCAGCCGGGATGTGGAACTCCAGGACCAGGAATTCGGGAAGAGAGATTTGCTGCGTTCTTACAGCAGTCAGGATGCGAGCCTTCAGGACTGGGAGTTTGGGAAGAGAGAGTCTCTGGGGGCCTATGCCAGCCAGGAAGTGGAGGACGTGAGGAAGAAGGACCACCTGGGCCAGTACAGCAGCCAGGATGCCGACGAGCAGGACCAGGAGTTTGGGAAGAGAGATTCGTCGCTTGGCATCTTTGGCAGCCAGGGTGCTGAGCAGCCGGACCTGGATTTCGGGAAGAGCGCCTGGATGAGGGACTACAGCAGCCGTGGCAGCACCACGGCCCTCGGCCCCCAGGACCGAGGCTTCGGGGTGAGAGCCCTGAGCACCGCGTTCAGTCCCGAGGAAGCCCAGCAGCAGGATGAGGAGTTTGAGAAGACTCTGAGTGGAGGAGACGGCCTGGGCGAGGCCAGCGGGGACGCAGGCCAGCCAGAGGAGAGAGAGTTGGGGGGCTTGTTcagccccagcagcccccagaACCAGGATGGAGCCCTGGGACCGAGAGCCCAGAGTAGCTGGCAGGACAGCGGTGCCAGCCAGGAGGTTGGAGGGCTGCACAGGAGACAGCAGGCAGGGGACCAGAGCCCAGGCGATGCCGACCCGGAAGACAGGGAAGTGGGGCAGCGAGGCTGGGCTGGCGACTTCAGCCTAGGTGTGGTCTCCCAGCCAGAGGCGGCCTTCAGCCCAGGGCAGCGAGACTGGAGTGGTGACTTCTGCGTGGAGGCTACCGAGAGGAGCCATCATTTTGGGATCATTGGCCATGACCGAGTGGGCAGTGCTGGCCCGAGTCCTTCCGGCAAGATGGGAGGTGGCCACTTTGTGTCTCCGGAGAAGACCTCGACTGGGTCCGTGGACTGGGCCGACCAGCTGGGCCTCAGGAACTTGGAAGTGTCCAGTTGTGTGGGTTCTGGCATCTCGAGTGAGGCCAGGGAGGGTGCCGTGGGACAGACCGGCTGGTCGGATAACCTGCGGTTGAGAGATGTGGACCTGGCTAGCCATTTGGAGGCTGGGGGTTCTGAGAAGCCCAGGGAGATGGGAGTTGGGGAGAAGGACTGGACTTCTGATGTCGGGGTGAGGGGCAGAGatttggctggggtgggggaggcagaaggcCACAGCCAGGCCAGAGAGAGTGGCGTGGGGCAGACCAACTGGTCAGGTGTGGAGGCCGGAGACTTCCTTAAATCAAGGGAGCGTGGAGTGGGACAGGCAAGCTGGACACCGGACCTGGGGCTCAGGAACATGGCCGTGGGGCCAGATAGCAGCTCCAGGGAGCTTGGGGTGGGCCAGGTGGACTGGGGTGACAGTCTGGGCCTGAGGAATTTGGAGGTGCCATGTGACCTAGAGACTGGAGGTTCTCGGGAGCCACGAGGATGTGGAGTGGGGCAGATGGACTGGACCCAGGACTTGGGGCTCCGGAATGTGGAGGTCTCCGGGACTCCGAGTGAAGCCAGGGAGCATGGGGTGGGAGAAGttagccagtgtccagagctagGCCTCAGGGACACCGGTAtgttgtgccctggccaggaggccAGAGACCCAGACCCCATggaggccagggagctgggggttggcGAGATGAGTGGACCAGAGACCCAGGGCGAAGATGACTCCTCGCTTTCCTTGGAGACCTGCTCTGAAGACCCCGGAATGGAGATGGGAGAAGCCCCGGGCTTCGGAGCCAG CCCCGGCAGCGGCTGCCTGGCCCGCTCCCCACCCTCCGCCTCCCAGGGCCTGCTGGAGGAGATGCTGGCCGTCAGCAGCTCCAAGGCAGCGGCCCGGAGGGAGTCGGCAGCTTCCGCTTCGGGCCTGCGGACCCTGTTGGAAGAGGAAGGAACCACAGCAGGTGCCGATCGAGGGGAGCCCCTGGAGCCCGGCAGGGACCGTCTGCCCTCCTGGAGGCCCCAGCCCGATGGTGAAGCCAGCCGGACAGAAGAGGTGGACGGCACCTGGGGCCCTgcaggggccgggctgggcgaGCAGGGTCCGATGCACCCCCCTCGGCGATCCTCCCAaggccctccccccagctctcccagTCAGGACTTCTCCTTCATCGAG CAGGACACCGAGATCCTCGACAGTGCCGTGTATCGAAGCCGTGCCAACCTGGGGCGCAAGCGTGGGCACCGGGCCCCGGCCATCCGGCCCGGCGGTACCCTGGGCCTGTCAGAGGCGGCAGACTCGGATGCACGCCTGTTCCAGGACTCTACGGGTAGGGCCA AGCCACGAGCTTCTCGGGTGCCGTCTTCAGacgaggaggtggtggaggagccTCAGAACCGCAGGACACGGATGTCCTTGGGCACCAAGGGGCTGAAAGTCAACCTCTTTCCTGGCCTGAGCCCGTCAGCCCTGAAG GCCAAGTTGCGCCCCCGGAACCGCTCGGCtgaggagggggagctggtggaCAGCAAGTCGAGCCAGAAGGAGTCTGCGTTCCAGCGCTCCAAGTCCTGCAAggtcccagggctggggaagcCCCTCGCCTTACCTCCGAAGCCAGAGAAATCCTCAGG GTCAGAAGGATCATCGCCCAGTTGGCTACAAGCCCTGAagctgaagaagaagaaggtctGA